A genomic region of Salinibacter pepae contains the following coding sequences:
- a CDS encoding DUF3467 domain-containing protein — MPDFNGLRDVPEELPLDVDEEMAEGTYANSVLVRSSPEEVVVDFVRIVPGTVQARLKSRVIVPPQNAERLLDALEEHLNTEPSPNREPLPDAPDRPDERDSPSADYPMTERDLDPDALPSGNGPPSPGENASGPVPTVEPELLTATFSLSGDAQYCNDPWTSILGTRDRPWARLSDEDQEVAESAVLRARKGSLVTNRLVSAQTHHREEPLPVLLNFIPVHDDASGEDSPRAVTASGEVLAEPPSWMLSQTQRHRMETLGRMTMGVAHDLNNLLSGLIGHVELLKDQVERASLTDSIRPSIETIETTAEDGAALIEKLQRYIRHDTQQHFEPLSLTDLIEDCITLTEPYWYNEPRRQGIEISVETDLADVPDVLGAASELREVFVNLVLNAVQAMPEGGTLRFDTYTDRAGQVCVDVGDTGIGMSDEVQQNIFEPLFTTKGDDGTGMGLAASYGIVQEHEGTIDVSSEPGEGTRFTLTFPPAEGDPAPAAEAPVDEPSDEPAAPEGVSILVVDDEEMVRSTVTRLLTLSGHEVDRAASGAKALEMFSAGAYDIVFTDFGMPEMTGAELAHALKDEAPALPVVLLTGYTETESAHDEVDGILSKPFKRDELDTAIQKHVFSSS, encoded by the coding sequence ATGCCGGACTTCAACGGCCTCCGGGACGTTCCGGAGGAGCTTCCCCTCGACGTGGACGAGGAGATGGCCGAGGGCACCTACGCAAATTCGGTCCTGGTCCGGTCGTCGCCCGAGGAGGTCGTGGTGGACTTCGTTCGGATCGTGCCCGGGACGGTGCAGGCCCGCCTGAAAAGCCGGGTCATCGTGCCGCCCCAGAACGCCGAACGCCTTCTCGACGCCTTGGAGGAGCACCTCAACACGGAGCCCTCCCCCAACAGAGAGCCCCTTCCCGATGCGCCCGACCGGCCGGACGAGCGCGACTCACCGTCCGCCGATTACCCGATGACGGAACGCGACCTCGACCCGGACGCGCTGCCCTCGGGCAACGGCCCTCCCTCGCCCGGCGAGAATGCGTCCGGTCCGGTTCCCACCGTAGAGCCCGAACTGCTTACGGCCACCTTTTCCCTGTCGGGCGACGCGCAATACTGCAACGACCCGTGGACCTCCATCCTTGGCACCCGCGATCGGCCCTGGGCCCGCCTGTCCGACGAGGACCAGGAGGTGGCCGAGTCCGCGGTGCTCCGGGCCCGGAAGGGGTCCCTCGTCACCAACCGGCTCGTGTCCGCCCAAACCCATCACCGCGAGGAGCCCCTTCCCGTCCTGCTCAACTTCATTCCCGTGCACGACGATGCCTCCGGGGAGGACAGCCCCCGCGCCGTCACGGCGAGCGGGGAGGTGCTGGCCGAGCCGCCGTCCTGGATGCTGAGTCAGACCCAGCGGCACCGCATGGAAACCCTCGGCCGCATGACGATGGGCGTGGCCCACGACCTGAACAACCTGCTGAGCGGCCTGATCGGCCACGTTGAACTTCTCAAGGACCAGGTGGAGCGCGCCTCGCTGACCGATTCGATCCGCCCCTCCATCGAAACCATCGAGACGACGGCGGAGGACGGCGCGGCCCTCATCGAGAAGCTCCAGCGCTACATCCGTCACGACACTCAGCAGCACTTCGAGCCCCTGAGCCTGACGGACCTGATCGAGGACTGCATTACCCTCACCGAGCCGTACTGGTACAACGAGCCCCGCCGCCAGGGCATCGAAATTTCGGTCGAGACCGACCTGGCGGACGTCCCGGACGTTCTGGGGGCCGCGTCCGAGCTGCGCGAGGTGTTTGTCAACCTCGTCCTGAACGCCGTCCAGGCCATGCCCGAGGGCGGTACGCTCCGCTTCGACACCTACACGGACCGGGCCGGGCAGGTGTGCGTCGACGTCGGCGATACGGGCATCGGCATGAGCGACGAGGTGCAGCAGAACATCTTCGAGCCCCTCTTCACCACGAAGGGCGACGACGGCACCGGCATGGGCCTCGCGGCCAGCTACGGCATCGTGCAGGAGCACGAGGGCACCATCGACGTGTCGTCCGAGCCCGGCGAGGGCACGCGGTTTACCCTCACCTTCCCGCCCGCCGAGGGCGATCCGGCCCCCGCCGCCGAGGCCCCCGTGGACGAGCCGTCGGACGAGCCGGCAGCGCCCGAGGGGGTGTCCATCCTCGTGGTGGACGACGAGGAGATGGTCCGTTCCACCGTCACGCGCCTCCTCACGCTCAGCGGCCACGAGGTGGATCGGGCCGCATCGGGGGCGAAGGCGCTGGAGATGTTCTCCGCCGGCGCGTACGACATCGTGTTTACCGATTTCGGCATGCCCGAGATGACGGGGGCGGAGTTGGCCCACGCCCTGAAGGACGAGGCCCCCGCCCTTCCCGTGGTGCTGCTGACCGGCTACACCGAGACCGAATCTGCCCACGACGAGGTGGACGGCATTCTCTCCAAGCCCTTCAAGCGCGACGAGCTCGACACCGCCATCCAGAAGCACGTCTTCTCGTCGTCCTGA
- a CDS encoding cystathionine beta-synthase: MPMWHDSVLGTIGDTPLVRLNEIGSDLPPTILAKVEFFNPGGSVKDRIGRALIEEAEKEGRIEPGGTIIEGTSGNTGAGLAITAIAKGYRCIFTTTDKQSQEKVDVLRGLGAEVLVCPTNVEPDDPRSYYSVARRLSEEIPNSIYLNQYDNPANAKAHYETTGPELWEQTEGRITHFVAGAGTGGTISGTANYLKEQDDDISVIGVDPCGSVFHKYFHEGVFDEDEIYPYFTEGVGEDILPDNMDFDVVDDFVEVGDKASMQMTRRLAREEGLFIGQSCGLAVAGTLQWVKAHRDELSPDDVVVVLLPDSGFRYLSKTYNDDWMQNHGFLEKSPDVTADKVLNVQQEETDVIAAAPDDNLGNVIETMTDQGISQMPVLDADQEVVGSITETRVLNELIEDPESRKAPVRDIMGTPFPVVPASLHLEHLSAYLEEDAGAVLVDHGPESRGSYSILTKSDLISALADVGQSNGNGAA, encoded by the coding sequence ATGCCTATGTGGCACGACAGCGTCCTCGGCACGATCGGAGACACGCCCCTGGTTCGGCTGAATGAAATTGGCAGTGACCTCCCCCCCACGATTCTCGCGAAGGTGGAGTTTTTCAACCCGGGGGGCTCGGTGAAGGACCGGATTGGGCGTGCACTGATTGAGGAGGCCGAAAAGGAGGGGCGCATCGAACCGGGCGGCACCATCATCGAAGGGACCAGCGGCAACACGGGCGCGGGACTCGCCATCACCGCCATCGCCAAGGGGTACCGGTGCATTTTCACCACCACGGACAAGCAGAGCCAGGAGAAGGTGGACGTGCTCCGGGGCCTGGGCGCCGAGGTGCTGGTGTGCCCCACCAACGTGGAGCCGGACGATCCCCGCAGCTACTACTCGGTCGCCCGCCGCCTGTCCGAGGAGATCCCCAATTCGATCTACCTGAACCAGTACGACAACCCCGCCAACGCGAAGGCCCACTACGAGACGACGGGGCCGGAGCTGTGGGAGCAGACGGAGGGCCGAATCACGCACTTTGTGGCGGGGGCCGGAACGGGGGGCACCATCAGCGGCACGGCGAACTACCTGAAGGAGCAGGACGACGACATTAGCGTGATTGGGGTGGATCCCTGTGGGTCGGTCTTTCACAAGTACTTCCACGAGGGCGTCTTCGACGAGGACGAGATCTATCCCTACTTCACCGAGGGGGTGGGGGAGGACATTCTTCCCGACAACATGGACTTCGACGTCGTCGACGACTTCGTGGAGGTGGGCGACAAGGCGTCCATGCAGATGACGCGCCGGCTGGCGCGGGAGGAGGGCCTCTTCATCGGACAGTCCTGCGGGTTGGCCGTTGCCGGCACCCTCCAGTGGGTGAAGGCCCACCGCGACGAGCTCTCGCCGGACGACGTGGTGGTCGTCCTGCTTCCGGATTCGGGCTTCCGCTACCTGTCGAAGACCTACAACGACGACTGGATGCAGAACCACGGCTTCCTGGAAAAGAGCCCCGACGTGACGGCCGACAAGGTCCTCAACGTGCAGCAGGAAGAGACGGACGTGATCGCCGCCGCGCCGGACGACAACCTCGGCAACGTCATCGAAACCATGACCGACCAGGGCATCTCACAGATGCCCGTCCTGGACGCGGACCAGGAGGTTGTCGGCAGCATTACCGAAACACGCGTCCTCAACGAGCTCATCGAGGACCCGGAGTCCCGCAAAGCCCCCGTCCGCGACATCATGGGCACGCCGTTTCCGGTGGTTCCGGCCTCCCTGCACCTCGAGCACCTCTCCGCCTACCTGGAAGAGGACGCGGGCGCCGTGCTGGTCGATCACGGCCCGGAGAGCCGAGGCAGCTACTCGATTCTGACCAAGAGCGACCTCATCAGCGCGCTCGCCGATGTGGGGCAGAGCAACGGCAACGGGGCCGCGTAG
- a CDS encoding LptF/LptG family permease: MSTFERHIIKRLLKGFVLFVGALLVFFIVLHWVEYSDDFLDGGATIWEVFTVFYPNYVPEIIRLTSPLALFLSCIYLTGTLAQELQLVALQTSGVSLYQLLRPYLGVGLLVTVFMFGFNGWVVPKTNEVVVRYENEYLPGNQKSVQTSEIHRRNGPNSILSVGYYDADRERAHTVSLQQLAGDARLARRVDANRMEWDDSLEVWRLDDVTRRTFVKGETQRKRTIASLDTTLQVYPRDLARSKNDVAAMTIPAAAEYLAALRRSGVGGLTRPLVAYYNKFAYPFANLLLVLIGVPIASTRRRGGQAVRFAIGLLIAFVYLSVQKLAEPLGYAGTLSPAWTAWLPHLTFAVVALLVLWWARK, encoded by the coding sequence ATGTCGACCTTCGAACGGCACATCATCAAGCGGCTGCTGAAGGGCTTCGTACTGTTCGTCGGGGCCCTCCTCGTCTTCTTCATCGTGCTGCACTGGGTCGAGTACAGCGACGACTTCCTCGACGGCGGGGCCACCATTTGGGAGGTGTTTACGGTCTTCTACCCCAACTACGTCCCGGAAATCATCCGGCTCACCTCCCCGCTGGCGCTGTTTCTGTCCTGCATCTACCTGACCGGCACCCTCGCGCAGGAGCTCCAGCTCGTGGCCCTGCAGACCTCCGGGGTGTCCCTCTACCAGCTCCTGCGGCCGTACCTGGGGGTGGGACTGCTCGTCACCGTCTTCATGTTCGGGTTCAACGGATGGGTGGTGCCCAAGACAAACGAGGTGGTGGTGCGCTACGAGAACGAATACCTGCCCGGCAACCAAAAGAGCGTCCAGACGAGCGAGATTCACCGCCGAAACGGCCCCAACAGCATCCTCTCGGTGGGCTACTACGACGCGGACCGCGAGCGGGCCCACACCGTCTCCCTCCAGCAGCTGGCGGGGGACGCCCGCCTGGCCCGCCGGGTCGACGCCAACCGGATGGAATGGGACGACTCCCTCGAGGTGTGGAGGCTGGACGACGTAACACGCCGCACGTTCGTGAAGGGCGAGACGCAGCGCAAACGCACCATCGCCTCACTGGACACAACCCTTCAGGTCTACCCCCGCGACCTCGCCCGTTCAAAAAATGACGTGGCGGCCATGACCATTCCGGCGGCCGCGGAGTACCTGGCGGCCCTGCGCCGGTCCGGCGTCGGGGGGCTCACGCGGCCGCTGGTCGCCTACTACAATAAGTTCGCGTACCCCTTCGCCAATCTTTTGCTGGTTCTGATTGGGGTGCCCATCGCCTCCACCCGCCGCCGCGGCGGGCAGGCTGTTCGGTTCGCCATCGGGCTGCTCATCGCCTTCGTCTACCTTTCCGTTCAGAAGCTCGCGGAGCCGCTCGGGTACGCCGGCACCCTCAGCCCGGCCTGGACCGCCTGGCTTCCCCACCTCACGTTCGCCGTGGTGGCCCTGCTCGTGCTCTGGTGGGCCCGCAAATAG
- the sucC gene encoding ADP-forming succinate--CoA ligase subunit beta, whose product MKLHEYQAKGLFRDYGVSVPDGIVAETVDAAVDAARRLEEENDATLFIVKAQIHAGGRGKGGGVKLAHSVEEVREHADNILGMDLVTHQTGPEGQTVRKILVTEGVDIDQEYYLGVTLDRETSMNAIMVSTEGGVDIETVAEESPEKIQRVWVDPSIGLRPFQTRQLAFAMGLEGDAFKQAVASIQGLYEAFEENDCTLAEINPLVQTPGGDIEAVDAKVNLDDNALFRHPDLEEMRDLHEEDPTEVKAGEHGLSYITLDGNVGCMVNGAGLAMATMDIIKLAGGEPANFLDVGGAASAETVEAGFRIILEDPNVEALLLNIFGGIVRCDRVAQGVIEAAKNIDIDVPLIVRLQGTNAEEGKRLLDESDLSLRSAVLLKEAADEVTAALGED is encoded by the coding sequence ATGAAGCTCCACGAATACCAAGCAAAAGGTCTCTTTCGCGACTACGGCGTATCGGTTCCGGACGGCATCGTGGCCGAGACAGTCGACGCGGCCGTCGACGCGGCGCGCCGGCTGGAGGAGGAGAACGACGCCACCTTGTTCATCGTGAAGGCGCAGATCCATGCCGGCGGGCGCGGCAAGGGGGGCGGCGTCAAGCTCGCCCACAGCGTCGAGGAGGTCCGCGAGCACGCCGACAACATTTTGGGCATGGACCTGGTGACCCACCAGACCGGCCCGGAGGGCCAGACGGTCCGCAAGATTCTCGTAACCGAGGGCGTCGACATCGACCAGGAGTACTACTTGGGCGTCACCCTGGACCGGGAGACGAGCATGAACGCCATCATGGTGTCGACCGAGGGCGGCGTCGACATCGAGACGGTCGCGGAGGAGTCCCCCGAGAAGATCCAGCGGGTGTGGGTGGACCCCTCGATTGGCCTGCGGCCGTTTCAGACCCGCCAGCTCGCGTTCGCCATGGGGCTGGAGGGCGATGCCTTCAAGCAGGCCGTCGCGTCGATTCAGGGCCTGTACGAAGCGTTCGAAGAGAACGACTGCACGCTCGCGGAGATCAACCCGCTCGTGCAGACGCCCGGCGGCGACATCGAGGCCGTCGACGCGAAGGTGAACCTCGACGACAACGCGCTCTTCCGCCACCCGGACCTGGAGGAGATGCGCGACCTCCACGAAGAGGACCCGACGGAGGTGAAGGCCGGGGAGCACGGACTGAGCTACATCACGCTCGACGGCAACGTGGGCTGCATGGTGAACGGCGCCGGCCTCGCCATGGCGACGATGGACATCATCAAGCTGGCCGGCGGGGAGCCCGCGAACTTCCTCGACGTGGGCGGGGCGGCAAGCGCCGAGACGGTGGAGGCGGGCTTCCGCATCATTCTGGAGGACCCGAACGTGGAGGCCCTGCTGCTCAACATCTTTGGCGGCATCGTGCGCTGCGACCGGGTGGCCCAGGGCGTCATCGAGGCGGCCAAGAACATCGACATCGACGTGCCGCTGATCGTCCGCCTGCAGGGCACCAACGCGGAGGAGGGCAAGCGGCTGCTCGACGAGAGCGACCTCTCGCTCCGGTCGGCGGTCCTGCTGAAGGAGGCGGCCGACGAGGTGACCGCGGCGCTGGGGGAGGACTAG
- a CDS encoding amidohydrolase family protein encodes MRTVLLLLSLAGLCLCAPAQAQDRPHVFRNATLYPIHDEPIEQGVLVVEDGTIQAVGPVGSVDVPANAVEHDVAGKEIMPGLVDTHSHIGEVGGGDGSAAMHPDARTIDAINVRHPSLHRARAGGITTVQLISGSGLLMSGQTTYLKLREGGTVSELSACEEKPVGDCGGMKMANGTNPQRASGAFPGTRARAAAMAREQFVAAQEYRRKKKQADDPSEAPDRNLRMEGLIDVLEGRRTVHFHTHRHDDILTAIRLSEEFGFDLVLHHVSEGWKVADEIAEADVPASIIVLDSPGGKHEADELVYRTGRVLEEAGVDVAYHTDDPITDSRLFLRSPAIGVRAGMPRDAALESVTLAGARMLGMEDEVGSLEEGKDADFIVLSGDPLSVYTKIEQTWVEGTPVFDRSDPEDREFATGGYRVYDGAAQHVHE; translated from the coding sequence ATGCGGACTGTCCTTCTCCTCCTGAGCCTCGCGGGACTGTGCCTCTGCGCGCCCGCTCAGGCTCAAGACCGGCCTCACGTCTTCCGAAACGCCACCCTCTACCCGATTCACGACGAGCCCATCGAGCAGGGGGTCCTGGTGGTGGAGGACGGCACGATTCAGGCCGTCGGGCCGGTCGGATCGGTCGACGTGCCCGCGAACGCGGTGGAGCACGACGTGGCGGGGAAGGAGATCATGCCCGGCCTCGTGGACACGCACTCCCACATCGGGGAGGTGGGCGGCGGGGATGGGTCCGCAGCAATGCACCCGGACGCCCGCACGATCGATGCCATCAACGTGCGCCACCCGTCGTTGCACCGGGCCCGCGCCGGCGGCATCACGACCGTCCAGCTGATCTCGGGCTCTGGCCTCCTGATGAGCGGCCAGACCACCTACCTCAAGTTGCGTGAGGGGGGCACGGTGTCCGAACTGTCGGCCTGTGAGGAGAAACCGGTTGGGGACTGCGGCGGCATGAAGATGGCCAACGGCACGAACCCCCAACGGGCGAGCGGGGCCTTCCCCGGCACCCGGGCTCGGGCCGCGGCCATGGCCCGCGAGCAGTTCGTGGCGGCGCAGGAATACCGGCGCAAGAAAAAACAGGCCGACGATCCGTCGGAGGCGCCGGACCGCAACCTCCGCATGGAGGGCCTGATCGACGTGCTGGAGGGGCGGCGGACGGTGCACTTCCACACGCACCGGCACGACGACATTCTCACCGCGATCCGGCTGAGCGAGGAGTTCGGCTTCGACCTCGTGCTGCACCACGTCAGTGAAGGATGGAAGGTGGCCGACGAGATTGCGGAGGCCGACGTCCCGGCCTCCATCATCGTGCTCGACTCGCCGGGTGGCAAGCACGAGGCCGACGAACTGGTCTACCGCACGGGGCGGGTGCTCGAGGAGGCGGGCGTAGACGTGGCCTACCACACCGACGACCCCATCACCGACTCCCGGCTGTTCTTGCGGTCCCCGGCCATCGGGGTGCGGGCGGGCATGCCCCGAGACGCGGCGCTCGAATCGGTGACCCTGGCGGGGGCGCGCATGCTCGGCATGGAGGACGAGGTGGGATCACTGGAGGAAGGCAAAGACGCCGACTTCATCGTGCTGTCCGGCGACCCGCTCAGCGTGTACACCAAGATCGAACAGACCTGGGTGGAGGGCACGCCGGTCTTCGACCGATCCGATCCCGAGGACCGCGAGTTTGCTACCGGTGGGTACCGGGTCTACGACGGGGCGGCCCAGCACGTCCATGAGTAA
- a CDS encoding amidohydrolase family protein — protein MSTSRLRPRRLSILLAALLLWGGLPTASAQPQRAVRADTLYTMTGDPIEEGVVLIENDTIAAVGPAPEVDVPASAEVHEASVATPGLIDPRGTVGLSGIYNVPADQDQLDTSEPMQPALRALDAYNPREQLVSFVQQLGFTTVHTGHAPGALISGQTATFSTAGTTVEASLRDSITTVAFTLGPDAQARFEQPGTRAKGVAMLRQALLDAQAAMDGGESEGDLGQAVLQDVLRGEVPALITAHRAHDIQTALRLQEEFGFDLILDGAAEAYLMPEEIAEANVPVILHPTMARPSGTTQNAAFTTAGVLHDAGVPVAIQTGWEPYVPKTRIALYEAAIAMAHGLPREAALASITREAAEILGLESVGTLAPGQRADLALFDGDPFEYTTHVCTVLSGGEVVSDECK, from the coding sequence ATGTCGACGTCGCGTCTTCGCCCCCGCCGCCTATCCATTCTGCTCGCCGCGCTCCTGCTGTGGGGCGGCCTGCCCACGGCCTCCGCCCAGCCGCAGCGGGCCGTGCGGGCGGATACCCTGTACACCATGACCGGCGACCCCATCGAGGAGGGGGTCGTGCTCATCGAGAACGACACGATTGCGGCCGTCGGGCCCGCGCCGGAGGTCGACGTGCCGGCGTCCGCCGAGGTGCACGAGGCGTCCGTCGCCACCCCGGGCCTGATCGACCCGCGGGGCACGGTGGGCCTGTCGGGCATCTACAACGTGCCCGCCGATCAGGACCAGCTTGACACCTCGGAGCCCATGCAGCCTGCGCTCCGGGCCCTCGACGCGTACAACCCGCGGGAGCAGCTCGTGTCCTTCGTCCAGCAGCTGGGCTTTACCACCGTCCACACCGGCCACGCGCCGGGCGCCCTCATCAGCGGGCAGACGGCCACGTTCTCGACCGCCGGCACGACGGTCGAGGCCTCCCTGCGCGATTCGATCACCACGGTCGCCTTCACGCTGGGGCCCGACGCGCAGGCCCGCTTCGAGCAGCCCGGGACCCGGGCCAAGGGGGTCGCGATGCTCCGACAGGCCCTGCTCGACGCGCAGGCCGCGATGGACGGGGGCGAATCGGAGGGAGATCTGGGGCAGGCCGTTCTGCAGGATGTGCTGCGCGGCGAGGTGCCGGCCCTCATTACGGCCCACCGGGCCCACGACATCCAGACGGCCCTGCGCCTGCAGGAGGAGTTCGGCTTTGACCTGATTCTGGACGGGGCAGCGGAGGCGTACCTGATGCCCGAAGAGATCGCGGAGGCCAACGTCCCCGTCATTCTGCACCCGACCATGGCCCGCCCCTCGGGCACCACGCAGAACGCCGCCTTCACCACGGCGGGCGTCCTGCACGACGCGGGCGTCCCCGTGGCCATCCAGACCGGCTGGGAGCCCTACGTGCCCAAGACCCGCATTGCGCTCTACGAGGCGGCCATCGCGATGGCGCACGGCCTGCCCCGTGAGGCGGCCCTGGCCAGCATCACCCGCGAGGCGGCCGAGATCCTCGGGCTGGAATCCGTTGGGACCCTGGCCCCGGGACAGCGCGCCGACCTGGCGCTCTTCGACGGCGACCCGTTCGAGTACACCACGCACGTCTGCACCGTCCTGAGTGGGGGAGAGGTGGTGAGCGACGAGTGCAAGTAG
- a CDS encoding 4'-phosphopantetheinyl transferase family protein: protein MNALGGDPEVVLRPLTVPSEHDRARRYAFAADRHRHLAGRALVRLVLSRWQNCTPASLAIAEGPHGKPRLQDPPADGPRLHFNIGHTGPVVVVAFSRHQPVGIDVEPHTRTVDAPSLAERVLTASERDRWRSRPASCREAALLHLWTCKEAFLKATGEGLRRAPTTVESIADGSTVVALRDAPDSSAPSSAPADEWSVRPFSATDDVLGAIVRKGEVPTPVSWVDATNIVTRSAE, encoded by the coding sequence ATGAATGCCCTCGGCGGCGATCCGGAGGTGGTGCTGCGCCCGCTCACCGTTCCGTCCGAGCACGACCGGGCCCGTCGCTACGCGTTCGCGGCCGACCGGCACCGCCACCTCGCCGGCCGCGCCCTCGTCCGCCTCGTCCTGTCCCGCTGGCAGAACTGCACGCCCGCCTCGCTCGCAATCGCGGAGGGCCCTCACGGCAAGCCCAGACTGCAGGACCCGCCGGCCGATGGCCCCCGCCTCCACTTCAACATCGGCCACACCGGCCCCGTGGTCGTCGTGGCCTTTAGCCGGCATCAGCCTGTAGGAATCGACGTGGAGCCCCACACCCGAACGGTCGACGCCCCGTCGCTCGCAGAACGGGTCCTTACCGCCTCGGAGCGGGACCGGTGGCGATCCCGGCCCGCCTCTTGCCGAGAGGCGGCCCTCCTGCACCTGTGGACGTGCAAGGAGGCGTTTCTCAAAGCGACCGGCGAGGGCCTGCGTCGTGCGCCGACGACCGTCGAGAGCATCGCCGACGGCTCCACAGTTGTGGCCCTCCGCGACGCGCCCGATTCCAGCGCCCCCTCTTCCGCCCCTGCAGATGAGTGGTCGGTTCGGCCCTTCTCGGCGACGGACGATGTCCTCGGGGCGATCGTGCGGAAGGGCGAGGTGCCAACCCCGGTCTCCTGGGTCGACGCGACGAACATCGTGACGCGGTCGGCCGAGTGA
- a CDS encoding Mth938-like domain-containing protein, which translates to MPDLDSSPRITHVSWGRLEVEFASDDGTRSFKDAKLYPGGARVWDWNETGTSHTPGIQPADVEELLEHGASVVVLSRGMNERLQVQPKTLDRLDDAGVAPHVLPTDSAVDRYNELQAADEAVAGLFHSTC; encoded by the coding sequence ATGCCAGACCTCGATTCGTCGCCGCGCATCACGCACGTGTCGTGGGGCCGCCTTGAGGTCGAATTCGCATCCGACGACGGCACCCGGTCGTTCAAGGACGCCAAGTTGTATCCGGGCGGGGCGCGCGTGTGGGACTGGAACGAGACCGGCACGTCCCACACGCCGGGCATTCAACCGGCCGACGTGGAGGAACTGCTGGAGCACGGGGCCTCGGTCGTGGTCTTGTCCCGCGGCATGAACGAGCGGCTCCAGGTGCAGCCAAAGACCCTCGATCGGCTCGACGACGCGGGCGTGGCCCCCCACGTGCTTCCGACCGACTCGGCCGTGGACCGGTACAACGAGCTGCAGGCCGCCGACGAGGCCGTCGCGGGCCTCTTTCATTCCACCTGCTAG
- a CDS encoding GGDEF domain-containing protein — protein MVRFLLVLLAVLVVGLAVLFGRPWLYVATGLILVGGLGGLGWWLWTAFGQGQAAPERPSPAPDAEDPSLDDLGIMDIQPKGAGPDASEPSPDEAAEHSGPRTPPNTAAPAESDASSAPPPASVDTPQPSPAAAPPAPEDTDEEADSVFAPLLEAARAALDARTVGLLVQEDVALTYRIKALASRHPSVRKGGSFDTQTPLLTATMSRESVTYRSLTGAEVAVEDLGYYDDPPTVDHLALAPAAQPDSSSTTFLVADASSDVDLGASRARTVLSHFADTVALLLDTDRSPDGPEQASSPEGPHEVEDADLLAPNANGTPEADLEADEDPEASPRPRRELIAEEMETARSSSEPLALALVHLNRAESIARQGEEAVASAERLFEARLEQKAPSQRVERFGELTYGVFFRAGPDTIEPWITDFEAAMAQEQGQLEGGASVGVALWTDETPEALRTAATEALREAYETGTCTIVT, from the coding sequence ATGGTCCGTTTCCTGCTCGTGCTCTTGGCCGTCCTCGTCGTCGGACTTGCCGTCCTGTTCGGCCGTCCGTGGCTCTACGTCGCGACGGGCCTGATCCTCGTCGGCGGCCTCGGGGGATTGGGCTGGTGGCTCTGGACCGCGTTCGGGCAGGGCCAGGCGGCCCCGGAGCGCCCCAGCCCTGCGCCCGACGCCGAGGACCCATCGCTCGACGACCTCGGAATCATGGACATCCAGCCGAAGGGGGCGGGGCCCGACGCGTCGGAGCCCTCCCCGGACGAGGCGGCCGAGCACAGCGGTCCCCGGACGCCCCCCAACACGGCCGCCCCTGCTGAATCGGACGCCTCCTCCGCCCCCCCTCCGGCGTCCGTCGACACGCCTCAGCCCTCGCCCGCCGCGGCCCCACCGGCCCCGGAAGACACGGACGAGGAGGCGGATTCCGTGTTCGCGCCTCTGCTTGAGGCCGCGCGCGCAGCCCTGGACGCCCGAACGGTCGGTCTTCTCGTCCAGGAAGACGTGGCGCTGACCTACCGGATTAAGGCCCTCGCCAGCCGGCACCCGTCGGTTCGGAAGGGCGGCTCGTTCGACACCCAGACGCCCCTTCTGACCGCCACAATGTCGCGGGAATCGGTGACCTACCGGTCCCTCACCGGGGCTGAGGTGGCAGTCGAAGACCTGGGCTACTACGACGATCCGCCGACGGTAGACCACCTGGCCCTCGCCCCCGCCGCCCAGCCGGATTCGTCCTCCACGACGTTTCTCGTGGCGGACGCTTCCTCGGATGTCGACCTCGGGGCGTCTCGGGCGCGCACTGTGCTGTCCCACTTCGCCGACACGGTGGCCCTCCTGCTCGACACGGACCGGTCGCCCGACGGGCCGGAGCAAGCCTCTTCCCCCGAAGGGCCACACGAGGTTGAGGACGCCGATTTGCTGGCCCCGAATGCAAACGGCACACCGGAGGCAGACCTCGAGGCGGACGAGGACCCGGAGGCGTCGCCCCGTCCCCGCCGCGAACTCATCGCGGAGGAGATGGAGACCGCCCGCTCATCGTCGGAGCCGCTCGCTCTGGCCCTCGTTCACCTCAACCGGGCCGAATCCATCGCCCGCCAGGGCGAGGAGGCCGTCGCCTCCGCCGAGCGCCTGTTTGAGGCCCGCCTGGAACAGAAAGCCCCCAGTCAGCGGGTCGAACGGTTCGGTGAGCTCACGTACGGCGTTTTCTTCCGAGCCGGGCCCGACACCATCGAGCCGTGGATCACAGACTTCGAGGCGGCGATGGCGCAGGAGCAGGGACAACTCGAAGGCGGCGCGAGCGTCGGCGTGGCCCTGTGGACCGACGAGACCCCCGAGGCACTCCGGACCGCCGCCACAGAGGCCCTGCGGGAGGCGTACGAGACGGGCACCTGCACGATCGTGACGTAG